The proteins below are encoded in one region of Micromonospora yangpuensis:
- the argC gene encoding N-acetyl-gamma-glutamyl-phosphate reductase: MVDVAVVGGAGYIGGELLRMLIPHPDVTVVAATSDRLAGRRVDGNHPTLRGHTDLTYAPHDRLPDCDVLLLAAPGAAMSDAVRARVNAGAVLIDIGPELRLADPATYRRYYGGEHPSPELAAVAVPGLPELHRAALTKADTIAVPGCMATAAILALQPLAAAGLIGPDVLVDGRIGSSGSGSQAGEVNQHAERAGVLRVFAPSGHRHEAEIAQATGLSVRMGATGVDAVRGAQVLCRVTPADGLTELDIRTAYRARYADEPFVRVIAQRRGNYRLPEPKILLGTNYCDVGFSFDAAHGELVLIAALDNLGKGGAGNAVQCLNVRMGLPERRGLEFLGLHPI, from the coding sequence GTGGTCGACGTCGCCGTCGTCGGCGGAGCCGGGTACATCGGCGGTGAGCTGCTGCGGATGCTGATTCCGCACCCGGACGTCACGGTCGTCGCCGCCACCTCGGACCGGCTGGCCGGGCGTCGGGTCGACGGCAACCATCCGACCCTGCGCGGGCACACCGACCTGACGTACGCGCCGCACGACCGGCTGCCCGACTGCGACGTGCTGCTGCTCGCCGCGCCGGGAGCGGCGATGAGCGACGCGGTACGGGCCCGGGTGAACGCCGGTGCGGTGCTCATCGACATCGGTCCGGAGCTGCGGCTGGCCGACCCGGCCACGTACCGGCGGTACTACGGCGGCGAGCACCCGTCGCCCGAGCTGGCGGCGGTGGCCGTACCCGGTCTGCCGGAGCTGCACCGCGCCGCGCTCACCAAGGCGGACACCATCGCGGTGCCGGGCTGCATGGCGACGGCGGCGATCCTGGCCCTGCAACCGCTGGCCGCCGCCGGCCTGATCGGCCCGGACGTCCTGGTCGACGGGCGGATCGGGTCGAGTGGCTCGGGCTCGCAGGCAGGTGAGGTCAACCAGCACGCCGAGCGGGCCGGCGTGCTGCGGGTCTTCGCGCCGTCGGGGCACCGGCACGAGGCGGAGATCGCCCAGGCCACCGGCCTGTCCGTGCGGATGGGCGCGACCGGGGTCGACGCGGTACGCGGGGCCCAGGTGCTGTGCCGGGTCACCCCGGCGGACGGGCTGACCGAGCTGGACATCCGCACCGCCTACCGCGCCCGGTACGCCGACGAGCCGTTCGTCCGGGTCATCGCCCAGCGCCGGGGCAACTACCGCCTGCCCGAGCCGAAGATCCTGCTCGGCACCAACTACTGCGACGTGGGGTTCTCGTTCGACGCCGCGCACGGCGAGCTGGTCCTGATCGCCGCGCTGGACAACCTCGGCAAGGGCGGCGCGGGCAACGCCGTGCAGTGCCTCAACGTCCGGATGGGGCTGCCCGAACGCCGTGGGCTGGAATTCCTCGGGTTGCATCCGATCTAG
- a CDS encoding acyl-CoA dehydrogenase family protein → MSGDTGRFRAEVRRFLAEPRVRDAVVEIARYPAGREPALLDIYRWLGERGWLAADWPTRYGGADLGPTEAAVVTEEMGLAGVPDDLHVLSIDLVGAFVLRHGSDAQRAAHLPALARGERMATVLFTEPEAGSDLAALRTRAEPDGDGWRLTGSKIYNQKSQFAEVALCAARTTESPVPFHGITLFLLPLRSAGVHIETVPGIGNDQFTLVVIDGVRLTADDVVGRPDDGWQLINELLLRERTGIDFHAKTRRQFELLVRQAAATGALDDPAYADRLADLDARLRAGHALAWEMVADLARGEPDPVRSAMAKWFVTEQVRDVMAAAGDGLGLDLALSAWDGEAPQEGLLEAAYRASPTQRLASGTSEIMLYLIATSGLELQ, encoded by the coding sequence GTGAGCGGCGACACCGGGCGGTTCCGCGCCGAGGTCCGGCGGTTCCTGGCCGAGCCACGGGTCCGGGACGCGGTGGTCGAGATCGCCCGCTATCCGGCCGGCCGGGAACCCGCGCTGCTGGACATCTACCGGTGGCTGGGCGAGCGGGGCTGGCTCGCGGCCGACTGGCCCACCCGGTACGGCGGCGCCGACCTCGGCCCGACGGAGGCGGCGGTCGTCACCGAGGAGATGGGGCTGGCCGGGGTACCGGACGACCTGCACGTGCTGAGCATCGACCTGGTAGGCGCGTTCGTGCTGCGACACGGCTCGGACGCCCAGCGCGCCGCGCACCTGCCCGCGCTGGCCCGGGGCGAGCGGATGGCGACCGTGCTCTTCACCGAGCCGGAGGCCGGCTCCGACCTGGCCGCGCTGCGCACCCGCGCCGAACCCGACGGCGACGGCTGGCGGCTCACCGGCTCCAAGATCTACAACCAGAAGTCGCAGTTCGCCGAGGTGGCGCTCTGCGCCGCCCGGACCACCGAGAGCCCGGTGCCGTTCCACGGGATCACGCTGTTCCTGCTGCCGCTGCGCTCGGCGGGCGTGCACATCGAGACCGTGCCCGGCATCGGCAACGACCAGTTCACCCTGGTCGTGATCGACGGCGTCCGGTTGACCGCCGACGACGTGGTGGGCCGCCCGGACGACGGCTGGCAGCTGATCAACGAACTGCTGCTGCGGGAACGCACCGGCATCGACTTCCACGCCAAGACCCGCCGCCAGTTCGAGCTGCTGGTGCGGCAGGCGGCGGCGACCGGCGCGCTCGACGATCCGGCGTACGCCGACCGGCTGGCCGACCTCGACGCCCGGCTGCGCGCCGGGCACGCGCTGGCCTGGGAGATGGTCGCCGACCTGGCGCGCGGCGAGCCCGATCCGGTGCGCTCGGCGATGGCCAAGTGGTTCGTCACCGAGCAGGTCCGGGACGTGATGGCGGCGGCCGGTGACGGCCTCGGCCTGGACCTGGCGCTGTCGGCCTGGGACGGCGAGGCACCGCAGGAGGGGTTGCTGGAGGCCGCCTACCGGGCCAGCCCCACCCAGCGGCTGGCCTCCGGCACCTCGGAGATCATGTTGTACCTGATCGCGACCAGCGGGCTGGAGCTGCAGTGA
- a CDS encoding non-ribosomal peptide synthetase, protein MSTGPGWLTDDRRELLARLAAQRGVRRGPAGVTPRTGPDAPLSYAQRRLWFLDRLSGGSPVYHIAAGARLRGPLDVAALATALTTLVRRHEALRTVFPPGPDGIATQLPAAAPRLIELPAQPLAGTPAEVEQTALRLAREIAREPFDLPAGPPLRCRLLRLADDDHLLVVVLHHIVADGWSLDLLLRQLLDAYAEGAGGAQSESRSGLQLGDVACWEPGWLASAEAASQLDHWRAKLADAPLLELPTTRPRPLQPTSAGDTHRFSIEPRVAGRLAALAAEHRASPFLAALAGTAVVAGRWAGQDDVVLGTPHAGRHRPELAGVVGCLVNTLPLRLRLDPADRFVDLLEQARDTLLDAHQHSAVPFDLLVERLRPERDSGGRPPIVGHLISYEDRPVRRVRVGELEVRFFPVETGTAKFDLSVELATAPDGGLDGTVEYSTELFDPDTAVRFAAGLRTVLTHATADTRLADLPLLSPAERIEVVERFGSGGPPTEGSEATVHGLVEVAADRWPDQVAVRSGGHRLSYAELDTAANRLAHLLRARGIGPDRPVGVALPRGPYLLVALLGVLKAGGAYVPLDPEHPPARLAQIGADVAVPVVLTVARHRAAVTAAVPEGTPVLELDGAEVAADDLAQHRPEPVATPGDLAYVLHTSGSTGRPKGAMNTHRAVVNRLLWMQQAFGLQPGEAVLQKTPLGFDVSVWELFWPLLVGAQCVLAEPGAHRDPARLAATIAEHRVTTVHFVPSMLAGFLAAGAAADCGGALRRVVCSGEELPPSLVAACARELPGAAVFNLYGPTEAAVDVSWHRCRPEDGPRVPIGRPIAGVRLHVVDGHGQPVPVGVPGELLIAGVAVARGYWNRPAATAERFVPDVFGPPGARAYRTGDRVRWLPDGTLDYLGRLDRQVKIRGVRIEPGEIEATLADHADVASAVVDVRPGPDGAALLLAWVTCPDGATRAPELPAVLRAHLRDRLPAALLPATVTVLDGWPLNANGKLDRAALPVAAPTSPQAFVAPRDDTERAVAAIWAEVLDVDRVGAHDDFFALGGHSIVAVRILTRVRTVLGVEVALPVVFAAPTVAGMAAAVRAARADGGSAPAPPTIGRVSRERYRVTRPADPTDRRA, encoded by the coding sequence ATGTCGACGGGACCGGGGTGGCTCACCGACGACCGACGGGAACTGCTGGCCCGGCTGGCCGCCCAGCGTGGCGTGCGGCGGGGACCGGCCGGCGTCACCCCGCGCACCGGACCGGACGCGCCGCTGTCGTACGCCCAGCGCCGGCTGTGGTTCCTCGACCGGCTCTCCGGTGGCAGCCCGGTCTACCACATCGCCGCCGGGGCCCGGCTGCGCGGACCACTGGACGTGGCCGCGTTGGCCACCGCGCTGACCACCCTGGTCCGCCGGCACGAGGCGCTGCGTACCGTCTTCCCGCCCGGCCCGGACGGCATCGCGACCCAGCTGCCCGCCGCGGCACCGCGCCTGATCGAGCTGCCCGCGCAGCCGTTGGCGGGTACCCCGGCCGAGGTCGAGCAGACCGCGCTGCGCCTGGCCCGGGAGATCGCCCGGGAGCCGTTCGACCTGCCCGCCGGCCCGCCGCTGCGGTGCCGCCTGCTGCGCCTGGCCGACGACGACCACCTGCTGGTAGTCGTCCTGCACCACATCGTCGCCGACGGGTGGTCGCTCGACCTGCTGCTCCGGCAGCTCCTCGACGCGTACGCCGAGGGGGCCGGCGGTGCGCAGTCCGAGTCGCGGTCGGGCCTGCAACTGGGGGATGTGGCGTGCTGGGAGCCCGGCTGGCTGGCCTCCGCCGAGGCGGCCAGCCAGCTCGACCACTGGCGGGCGAAGCTCGCCGACGCGCCCCTGCTGGAGCTGCCGACCACCCGGCCCCGCCCGCTCCAACCGACCTCGGCCGGCGACACCCACCGGTTCTCGATCGAGCCGCGGGTCGCGGGCCGGTTGGCGGCGCTCGCCGCCGAACACCGGGCGAGTCCCTTCCTGGCCGCCCTGGCGGGGACGGCGGTCGTCGCCGGCCGCTGGGCCGGCCAGGACGACGTGGTGCTCGGCACCCCGCACGCGGGACGCCACCGGCCGGAGCTGGCCGGTGTGGTCGGGTGCCTGGTCAACACGTTGCCGCTGCGGTTGCGACTGGACCCGGCGGACCGCTTCGTCGACCTGCTGGAGCAGGCCCGGGACACGCTGCTGGATGCGCACCAGCACAGCGCGGTGCCGTTCGACCTGCTGGTGGAGCGGCTCCGGCCGGAACGCGACAGCGGTGGCCGACCGCCGATCGTGGGACACCTGATCAGCTACGAGGACCGCCCGGTACGCCGGGTGCGGGTCGGTGAGCTGGAGGTCCGGTTCTTCCCGGTGGAGACCGGCACCGCGAAGTTCGACCTCTCCGTGGAGCTGGCCACCGCGCCGGACGGCGGTCTCGACGGGACCGTCGAGTACAGTACCGAACTCTTCGACCCCGACACCGCCGTCCGCTTCGCGGCCGGCCTGCGGACCGTCCTGACCCACGCCACCGCCGACACCCGGCTGGCGGACCTGCCGCTGCTCTCCCCGGCCGAACGCATCGAGGTCGTCGAGCGGTTCGGCTCGGGCGGTCCGCCGACGGAGGGGTCCGAGGCCACCGTGCACGGCCTGGTCGAGGTGGCCGCCGACCGCTGGCCCGACCAGGTGGCGGTGCGCTCCGGCGGGCACCGGCTCAGCTACGCCGAGCTGGACACCGCGGCGAACCGGCTGGCGCACCTGCTGCGGGCCCGGGGGATCGGACCGGACCGGCCGGTGGGTGTCGCGCTGCCCCGCGGGCCGTACCTGCTGGTCGCCCTGCTCGGGGTGCTCAAGGCCGGTGGCGCGTACGTGCCGCTCGACCCGGAGCACCCGCCGGCCCGGCTCGCCCAGATCGGTGCCGACGTGGCGGTGCCGGTCGTGCTCACCGTCGCCCGGCACCGGGCGGCGGTCACCGCAGCGGTGCCCGAGGGCACGCCGGTGCTGGAACTCGACGGGGCCGAGGTGGCCGCCGACGACCTTGCGCAGCACCGCCCCGAGCCGGTGGCCACCCCCGGTGACCTGGCGTACGTGCTGCACACCTCCGGCTCCACCGGCCGCCCGAAGGGGGCGATGAACACCCACCGGGCGGTGGTCAACCGGCTGCTCTGGATGCAGCAGGCGTTCGGGTTGCAGCCGGGCGAGGCGGTGCTGCAGAAGACCCCGCTGGGCTTCGACGTATCGGTGTGGGAGCTGTTCTGGCCGCTGCTCGTGGGCGCGCAGTGCGTGCTGGCCGAGCCGGGCGCACACCGCGATCCCGCCCGGCTGGCCGCCACGATCGCCGAGCACCGGGTGACCACCGTCCACTTCGTACCGTCGATGCTTGCGGGTTTCCTGGCCGCCGGCGCGGCGGCGGACTGCGGCGGGGCGCTGCGCCGGGTGGTCTGCAGCGGCGAGGAGCTGCCCCCGTCGCTGGTCGCCGCCTGTGCCCGGGAGCTGCCCGGTGCCGCCGTGTTCAACCTGTACGGCCCCACCGAGGCGGCCGTCGACGTGAGCTGGCACCGGTGCCGCCCCGAGGACGGGCCACGGGTGCCGATCGGCCGTCCCATCGCCGGGGTACGCCTGCACGTGGTGGACGGCCACGGCCAGCCGGTGCCGGTCGGGGTGCCGGGTGAGCTGCTGATCGCCGGGGTGGCCGTGGCCCGGGGGTACTGGAACCGCCCGGCGGCGACCGCCGAACGCTTCGTACCCGACGTGTTCGGTCCGCCCGGCGCGCGGGCGTACCGTACCGGTGACCGGGTCCGCTGGCTGCCCGACGGGACGCTCGACTACCTGGGCCGGCTGGACCGGCAGGTGAAGATCCGGGGCGTCCGGATCGAACCTGGCGAGATCGAGGCGACCCTGGCCGACCATGCCGACGTGGCCTCGGCCGTGGTCGACGTCCGGCCCGGACCGGACGGCGCCGCGCTGCTGCTGGCCTGGGTGACCTGCCCGGACGGGGCCACCCGGGCACCTGAGTTGCCGGCGGTGCTCCGGGCCCACCTGCGGGACCGGCTGCCCGCCGCGCTGCTGCCCGCCACCGTCACCGTGCTCGACGGGTGGCCGCTGAACGCCAACGGCAAGCTGGACCGCGCCGCGCTGCCGGTCGCCGCGCCGACGTCGCCGCAGGCCTTCGTCGCCCCCCGGGACGACACCGAACGCGCGGTGGCCGCCATCTGGGCGGAGGTGTTGGACGTCGACCGGGTCGGCGCGCACGACGACTTCTTCGCGCTCGGTGGCCACTCCATCGTCGCGGTACGGATCCTGACCCGGGTCCGTACCGTGCTCGGGGTCGAGGTGGCCCTGCCGGTGGTCTTCGCCGCGCCGACGGTGGCCGGGATGGCCGCGGCGGTCCGGGCCGCGCGAGCAGACGGCGGGTCCGCACCGGCCCCGCCGACCATCGGCCGGGTGTCCCGCGAGCGGTACCGGGTCACCCGTCCCGCCGACCCCACCGACCGGAGAGCGTGA
- a CDS encoding acyl-CoA dehydrogenase family protein — MSADYRELFDPELVPTLRRLGERPMGAGADAAVDPDDRVARQAVWQSLVGLGALAWADPDAGAHRPEPLPELVELAELMGESLLQSPYPDTVLTAELLATAEADSPAAREVRVAIAAGRCAVAVAPRTDGRTDPAVPDPVTVDDDRIHGVRRFVAFAADCDLLLVPAPGPAGTELRLVPRDQPGVRLRRHDDTGRGDLYRVDLDGAATLPGGCWHGSRYAEAIGRARLRHAAYLLGAARGAVELTTARLRSRSAFGQPLARNQALSFRLAALTARRHAVLALVRRAARADGPTPLGDPAYADPVLAGAQALMLAAELARETAAEAVHLHGAYGLTEASDAQLYFRRAVVDAGWWGTPAQLRRTAADALIRRATADAGGSGAVGG, encoded by the coding sequence GTGAGCGCCGACTACCGGGAGCTGTTCGACCCCGAGCTGGTGCCCACCCTGCGCCGGCTCGGTGAACGCCCGATGGGTGCGGGAGCCGACGCGGCCGTCGACCCGGACGACCGGGTCGCCCGGCAGGCGGTCTGGCAGAGCCTGGTCGGTCTCGGCGCGCTGGCCTGGGCCGACCCGGACGCCGGCGCGCACCGGCCGGAGCCGCTGCCGGAGCTGGTGGAGCTGGCCGAGCTGATGGGCGAGAGCCTGCTGCAGAGCCCGTACCCGGACACCGTGCTCACCGCGGAGCTGCTCGCCACGGCCGAGGCTGACAGCCCGGCGGCGCGCGAGGTGCGGGTCGCGATCGCCGCCGGTCGGTGTGCCGTCGCGGTGGCCCCCCGCACCGACGGCCGCACCGACCCGGCCGTGCCCGACCCGGTCACCGTCGACGACGACCGGATCCACGGGGTACGCCGGTTCGTCGCCTTCGCCGCCGACTGCGACCTGCTGCTGGTGCCGGCACCCGGCCCGGCCGGCACCGAGCTGCGACTGGTGCCCCGGGACCAGCCCGGGGTGCGCCTGCGTCGGCACGACGACACCGGCCGGGGCGACCTCTACCGGGTGGACCTGGACGGTGCCGCGACCCTGCCCGGTGGCTGCTGGCACGGCAGCCGGTACGCCGAGGCGATCGGCCGGGCCCGGCTGCGGCACGCCGCCTACCTCCTCGGCGCCGCCCGTGGTGCGGTCGAGTTGACCACCGCCCGGTTGCGGTCCCGTTCCGCCTTCGGCCAGCCGCTGGCGCGCAACCAGGCGTTGTCGTTCCGCCTGGCGGCGCTCACCGCCCGCCGGCACGCCGTGCTCGCCCTCGTCCGCCGCGCCGCCCGCGCCGACGGCCCGACACCCCTGGGTGACCCGGCGTACGCCGACCCGGTGCTGGCCGGGGCCCAGGCGCTGATGCTCGCCGCGGAGCTGGCCCGGGAGACCGCCGCCGAGGCGGTGCACCTGCACGGCGCGTACGGGCTGACCGAGGCGAGCGACGCCCAGCTCTACTTCCGTCGGGCGGTGGTCGACGCCGGCTGGTGGGGCACCCCCGCCCAGCTGCGCCGAACCGCGGCGGACGCCCTGATCCGCCGGGCGACGGCGGATGCCGGCGGCTCCGGAGCGGTGGGTGGCTGA
- a CDS encoding [LysW]-aminoadipate kinase: MMDDQITVVKCGGAATIAHDALCAEIAALQRNGRRVLLVHGGAAELDRLAARLGLPQRRLTTPSGSSSRYTDPATLEVLTMALAGKVKPGLLAALARAGARAVGLTGLDAGLLTARRTAVHRAVLDGRKVVIRDDHNGRLTRVDPQLLRTLFAADVVPVVSPPALGEDGHPVNVDADRVATALAGALGAAELVFLTGAPGLLRDPADETSVVGRLELSPAEPPSPEIAGAGMTVKLQAAHDALLAGVGRVLIADGRRTGPLTAALAGQGTTVTLSEPVRTPAGS, from the coding sequence ATGATGGACGACCAGATCACCGTGGTCAAGTGCGGCGGGGCCGCCACGATCGCGCACGACGCGTTGTGCGCCGAGATCGCGGCGTTGCAGCGGAACGGGCGGCGGGTGCTGCTCGTGCACGGCGGCGCGGCGGAGCTGGACCGGCTCGCGGCGCGGCTCGGCCTGCCGCAGCGCCGGTTGACCACCCCCAGCGGGTCGTCCAGCCGGTATACCGACCCGGCCACCCTGGAGGTGCTGACCATGGCGCTCGCCGGCAAGGTCAAGCCGGGGCTGTTGGCCGCGCTGGCCCGTGCCGGGGCCCGCGCGGTGGGCCTGACCGGGCTGGACGCCGGACTGCTCACCGCGCGCCGTACCGCGGTGCACCGGGCCGTGCTCGACGGGCGCAAGGTCGTCATCCGCGACGACCACAACGGTCGGCTGACCCGGGTGGACCCGCAGCTCCTCCGGACGCTCTTCGCCGCCGACGTGGTGCCCGTGGTGTCGCCACCGGCGCTGGGCGAGGACGGCCACCCGGTGAACGTGGACGCCGACCGGGTCGCCACCGCGCTGGCCGGCGCGCTCGGCGCGGCCGAGCTGGTCTTCCTCACCGGCGCGCCCGGCCTGCTGCGCGACCCGGCGGACGAGACGAGCGTCGTCGGGCGGCTGGAGCTGTCCCCGGCCGAGCCACCGTCGCCGGAGATCGCCGGGGCGGGCATGACCGTCAAGTTGCAGGCGGCCCACGACGCGCTGCTCGCCGGGGTCGGCCGGGTGCTGATCGCCGACGGCCGGCGCACCGGCCCGTTGACCGCGGCCCTGGCCGGCCAGGGCACCACGGTCACCCTGTCCGAGCCGGTCCGAACCCCCGCCGGGAGCTAG
- a CDS encoding non-ribosomal peptide synthetase: MSTSAGSTPSAGAPVPSLADTRRALLAVRERQRQATRATGATITPARRDRPLPLSFAQQRLWFLDQWAPGLPVYNSPVAIRLRRAVDVGALGRALTALVDRHEVLRTRYAAERGVPYQIVDPAPEATELDVVEATGVAGAAEIVTAVAREPIDLGTGPVFRPSLIRIADDDHVLVLALHHIAFDGWSAEILLRDLITLYQRELTGVAGPLPALPVQYADYAVWQRGRLTGEVLEKQLGYWRDRLAGLPTLDLPTDRPRPVVPTGAGSTLETVIPTELHSRLVALARTERVTLLTVLLAGFTAVLSRYTGQRDLVIGSVFSGRTSPEIEPLIGFFANTLVLRTSTEGDPAFTELLARTNETVLGAHFHQDLPFGRLVDELRPERDPSRNPLFQVSFTMETASAGSARFADVGAELFPLELGTARFDLAVQVTETPGAGMRLWAEFSTELFEPDRISRLFGHYLTLLAGVVDEPGRRLSQLPLLTADERHALVVTANDTQTGPPDRERCLHQLFEDRVDADPQAPALRWQGATHTYGEVDAAANRLARALRTAGVGPETPVAILLPRSPELPTAMLAVLKAGGAYLPLDPDHPPARWATLLAEAGCRHVVTAAEFAADLPPETVPVLAADPAHRELPGGRLDPVAGPGGRLDSVAGPGDLAYVIFTSGSTGRPKGVAVEHRSIVNFTTAIVELFRLGPGDRVLQFANPSFDVSLFDFFSALCSGATLVQAPRTTLLDPAALTALMRDEQVTVTDLPPAVLGLLDPTGLPALRTLFVGLEPFPGELVNRWNTKDREFHNGYGPTEATVACINYRCPDEHHESMPPIGVPLANYTAYVLDPAGNLVPVGVPGELYVGGVGVARGYVGRPGLTAERFVPDPFGAPGGRLYRTGDLVRRRADGNLEFLGRVDNQIKLRGLRIEPSEIEHAVGADPQVAEVAVLARGSGADARLVAYVVPVPGTTLDQARLRQFLAERLPAYLVPGQLVELPELPRGASGKLDRNRLLAESGGGPAPVPTVAPRTPTEVVLAEIWAELLSTDGFGVHDSFFAVGGNSLQATQLVSRIRDRFGVTLSLRDVFVGATIAQLAELVEEQELAAASDDELADLLATLEAAPPDPAASDPAASDLDAPETVASESDASERGERR, translated from the coding sequence ATGTCGACCTCCGCCGGAAGTACCCCCAGCGCCGGCGCACCGGTGCCCAGCCTGGCCGACACCCGCCGCGCGCTGCTGGCGGTCCGGGAGCGGCAGCGGCAGGCCACCCGGGCGACCGGTGCCACCATCACCCCGGCCCGTCGGGACCGGCCGCTGCCGTTGTCGTTCGCCCAGCAACGGCTCTGGTTCCTCGACCAGTGGGCCCCCGGTCTGCCGGTCTACAACTCGCCGGTGGCCATCCGGCTGCGCCGGGCGGTCGACGTCGGTGCGCTGGGTCGGGCGTTGACCGCCCTGGTCGACCGGCACGAGGTGCTGCGCACCCGGTACGCGGCCGAGCGCGGGGTGCCGTACCAGATCGTCGACCCGGCACCGGAGGCGACGGAGCTGGACGTGGTCGAGGCGACCGGGGTCGCCGGCGCCGCCGAGATCGTCACCGCCGTGGCCCGGGAACCGATCGACCTGGGCACCGGCCCGGTGTTCCGGCCCAGTTTGATCCGGATCGCCGACGACGACCACGTGCTCGTGCTCGCCCTGCACCACATCGCCTTCGACGGCTGGTCCGCGGAGATCCTGCTGCGCGACCTGATCACCCTGTACCAGCGGGAGCTGACCGGTGTCGCCGGTCCGCTGCCCGCGCTGCCCGTGCAGTACGCCGACTACGCCGTCTGGCAGCGTGGCCGGCTGACCGGCGAGGTGCTGGAGAAGCAGCTCGGCTACTGGCGGGACCGGCTCGCCGGGCTGCCCACCCTGGACCTGCCGACCGACCGGCCACGACCGGTGGTACCGACCGGTGCCGGGTCGACCCTGGAGACGGTGATCCCCACCGAGCTGCACTCCCGGCTCGTGGCGCTGGCCCGTACCGAGCGGGTGACCCTGTTGACCGTGCTGCTGGCCGGGTTCACCGCGGTGCTGTCCCGGTACACCGGTCAGCGGGACCTGGTGATCGGGTCGGTCTTCTCCGGCCGGACCAGCCCGGAGATCGAGCCGCTGATCGGGTTCTTCGCCAACACCCTGGTGCTGCGTACCTCCACCGAAGGTGACCCGGCCTTCACCGAGCTGCTGGCCCGGACGAACGAGACCGTGCTGGGCGCGCACTTCCACCAGGACCTGCCGTTCGGTCGGTTGGTGGACGAGCTGCGGCCGGAGCGCGACCCCAGCCGCAACCCGCTGTTCCAGGTGTCGTTCACGATGGAGACCGCGTCCGCCGGGTCGGCGCGCTTCGCCGACGTGGGTGCGGAACTCTTCCCGCTGGAGCTGGGCACGGCCCGCTTCGACCTGGCGGTGCAGGTGACCGAGACGCCCGGCGCGGGCATGCGGCTGTGGGCCGAGTTCTCCACCGAGCTGTTCGAGCCGGACCGGATCTCCCGGCTCTTCGGGCACTACCTGACGCTGCTCGCCGGCGTGGTCGACGAGCCGGGGCGACGCCTGTCGCAGCTGCCGTTGCTCACCGCCGACGAGCGGCACGCGCTGGTGGTCACCGCCAACGACACCCAGACCGGGCCGCCCGACCGGGAGCGCTGCCTGCACCAGCTCTTCGAGGACCGGGTCGACGCCGACCCGCAGGCGCCGGCCCTGCGCTGGCAGGGTGCCACCCACACCTACGGCGAGGTGGACGCCGCCGCCAACCGGCTGGCGCGGGCGCTGCGGACCGCCGGGGTCGGCCCGGAGACACCGGTGGCGATCCTGCTGCCCCGCTCGCCCGAGCTGCCGACCGCGATGCTGGCCGTGCTCAAGGCCGGCGGGGCGTACCTGCCGCTGGACCCGGACCATCCGCCGGCCCGCTGGGCCACCCTGCTGGCCGAGGCGGGCTGCCGGCACGTGGTCACCGCCGCCGAGTTCGCCGCCGACCTGCCGCCGGAGACGGTACCGGTGCTCGCCGCTGACCCCGCCCACCGCGAACTGCCCGGTGGTCGGCTTGATCCGGTCGCCGGGCCCGGCGGTCGGCTTGATTCGGTCGCCGGGCCCGGCGACCTGGCGTACGTGATCTTCACGTCCGGCTCGACCGGGCGGCCCAAGGGCGTCGCCGTCGAGCACCGCAGCATCGTCAACTTCACCACCGCGATCGTCGAGCTGTTCCGGCTCGGTCCGGGTGACCGGGTGCTGCAGTTCGCCAACCCGTCCTTCGACGTGAGCCTCTTCGACTTCTTCAGCGCCCTGTGCAGCGGGGCCACCCTGGTGCAGGCACCCCGGACGACGTTGCTGGACCCGGCGGCGTTGACCGCGCTGATGCGCGACGAGCAGGTCACCGTCACCGACCTGCCGCCGGCGGTGCTCGGCCTGCTCGACCCGACCGGGCTGCCCGCGCTGCGGACCCTCTTCGTCGGCCTGGAGCCCTTCCCCGGTGAGCTGGTCAACCGGTGGAACACCAAGGACCGCGAGTTCCACAACGGGTACGGCCCGACCGAGGCCACCGTCGCCTGCATCAACTACCGGTGCCCCGACGAGCACCACGAGTCGATGCCGCCGATCGGGGTGCCGCTGGCGAACTACACCGCGTACGTCCTCGACCCGGCCGGCAACCTGGTACCCGTCGGCGTACCCGGCGAGCTGTACGTCGGCGGCGTCGGGGTCGCCCGCGGGTACGTGGGCCGGCCGGGGCTGACCGCCGAACGCTTCGTACCGGATCCGTTCGGCGCGCCCGGTGGCCGGCTGTACCGCACCGGCGACCTGGTGCGTCGTCGGGCCGACGGGAACCTGGAGTTCCTGGGTCGGGTGGACAACCAGATCAAACTGCGCGGGCTGCGCATCGAGCCGAGCGAGATCGAACACGCGGTGGGGGCGGACCCGCAGGTCGCCGAGGTGGCCGTGCTGGCCCGGGGCAGCGGTGCCGACGCGCGGCTGGTGGCCTACGTGGTGCCGGTGCCGGGCACCACGTTGGACCAGGCCAGGCTGCGTCAGTTTCTGGCCGAGCGGCTGCCGGCGTACCTGGTGCCGGGGCAGCTCGTGGAGCTGCCCGAGCTGCCCCGGGGGGCCAGCGGCAAACTCGACCGCAACCGGCTCCTCGCGGAATCGGGCGGCGGCCCCGCCCCGGTGCCGACGGTGGCGCCCCGCACCCCCACCGAGGTCGTGCTCGCCGAGATCTGGGCCGAGCTGCTGAGCACCGACGGCTTCGGGGTGCACGACAGCTTCTTCGCCGTCGGCGGCAACTCGCTGCAGGCCACCCAGCTGGTGTCCCGGATCCGGGACCGGTTCGGGGTGACGCTGAGCCTGCGGGACGTCTTCGTCGGCGCGACCATCGCCCAGCTCGCCGAGCTGGTCGAGGAGCAGGAGCTGGCCGCCGCCTCGGACGACGAGCTGGCCGACCTGCTGGCCACCCTGGAGGCGGCCCCGCCCGACCCGGCCGCGTCGGACCCGGCCGCGTCGGACCTGGACGCGCCGGAGACAGTCGCGTCGGAGTCGGACGCGTCGGAGCGCGGGGAGCGGCGGTGA